From a single Cytophagales bacterium WSM2-2 genomic region:
- a CDS encoding enoyl-[acyl-carrier-protein] reductase [NADH]: MSYNLLKGKRGVIFGALDENSIAWKTALKVHAEGGKFTLTNAPIAMRMGKINDLAKTCGAEVIPADATSEQDLNNLFVKSQEILGGKLDFVLHSIGMSPNIRKGKEYGDMNYEWYLKTLDISALSFHKILQCCEKLDALNEYASVLGLSYIAAQRAYPDYTDMAQAKAMLESIARSYGQRYGTKKKVRVNTISQSPTKTTAGAGISGFDVFFDYAEMMSPLGNATAEDCANYIVVMFSDLTRMVTMQNLMHDGGFSSSGITQNLIERLTK, encoded by the coding sequence ATGTCGTATAATTTATTGAAAGGAAAAAGAGGAGTCATCTTTGGAGCTCTCGATGAAAATTCAATCGCCTGGAAAACCGCTTTGAAAGTGCATGCCGAAGGAGGAAAATTCACGTTGACAAATGCACCGATTGCCATGCGCATGGGTAAGATCAATGACTTGGCAAAGACCTGCGGTGCTGAAGTGATCCCGGCTGACGCTACATCTGAGCAAGACCTGAATAACCTTTTTGTCAAGTCACAGGAAATACTAGGTGGCAAACTTGATTTTGTACTTCATTCGATTGGTATGAGTCCTAACATCCGTAAGGGCAAGGAGTATGGCGACATGAATTACGAATGGTACCTGAAGACACTGGATATTTCCGCACTTTCGTTCCATAAGATTTTGCAATGCTGTGAGAAACTCGATGCACTCAATGAGTACGCATCGGTGCTTGGACTTAGCTACATCGCGGCTCAGCGTGCATATCCCGATTATACTGATATGGCACAGGCAAAAGCCATGCTCGAATCCATTGCACGCAGTTATGGACAGCGTTACGGCACTAAGAAAAAAGTGCGCGTGAATACTATTTCACAATCACCGACGAAGACAACTGCTGGCGCTGGAATTTCCGGCTTTGACGTCTTCTTTGATTATGCCGAAATGATGTCTCCTTTAGGAAATGCTACGGCAGAAGATTGCGCGAATTACATCGTGGTTATGTTCTCCGATCTTACACGAATGGTGACCATGCAGAACCTGATGCACGATGGCGGATTTTCATCATCAGGGATCACTCAAAACCTGATTGAACGATTGACGAAATAA
- the ispE gene encoding 4-diphosphocytidyl-2-C-methyl-D-erythritol kinase yields the protein MVTFPHCKINLGLEVVSRRNDGYHNIETCFYPVPRTDILEVIPSPQFSFSQSGIAVPGNEKDNLCVKAFELLQRDLKIGNAKIHLHKLIPMGAGLGGGSADGAFTLSSLNHVFGLNISQEKLKDYASQLGSDCAFFIEDRPMFGTGRGEVLSPSSLSLKNKFLVLIKPEVHVSTADAYAGIQPQQIETSLSEILGLPVSEWKGKLINRFEDSIFKKHPVIAKVKDKLYSAGAMYASMSGSGASVYGIFEKSIDLRKEFSEMDYWSGVLK from the coding sequence ATGGTAACTTTCCCTCATTGTAAAATCAACCTGGGACTTGAAGTAGTGTCCCGGAGAAATGACGGATACCATAACATCGAAACTTGCTTTTATCCGGTTCCACGCACAGACATTCTTGAGGTGATTCCATCACCGCAGTTTTCATTCTCCCAGTCGGGAATTGCTGTGCCGGGCAATGAAAAGGACAACTTGTGTGTCAAAGCCTTCGAACTTCTTCAGCGCGATCTCAAAATTGGCAACGCAAAGATTCATTTGCATAAACTGATTCCGATGGGAGCAGGTCTGGGCGGTGGTTCGGCAGATGGAGCATTTACATTGTCTTCATTGAATCATGTTTTTGGCCTGAATATTTCACAAGAAAAGTTAAAGGACTATGCTTCCCAACTCGGAAGTGATTGCGCTTTTTTTATTGAGGATCGTCCGATGTTTGGAACTGGTCGTGGTGAGGTCTTGTCACCATCATCGCTAAGCCTGAAGAATAAATTTCTTGTTTTGATAAAGCCCGAAGTACACGTCTCTACAGCGGATGCCTACGCAGGCATTCAGCCGCAGCAAATTGAAACTTCTTTGAGCGAAATACTCGGCCTCCCAGTGAGCGAATGGAAAGGTAAGCTCATCAATCGTTTTGAAGATTCTATTTTCAAAAAACACCCGGTAATTGCCAAAGTAAAAGACAAGTTGTATTCAGCGGGAGCAATGTATGCATCGATGAGCGGCTCGGGAGCGAGTGTTTACGGGATTTTTGAAAAATCCATAGACCTCAGAAAAGAGTTTTCGGAGATGGACTACTGGAGTGGCGTATTGAAATGA
- a CDS encoding permease: MKATVGDYIKLHLIVFLFGFTAILGKLVSIPSVEMVFYRTLLAALGMAALILFTKGSFVVPSPKDFWKLMLTGLIVAIHWLTFFGSGRVANPSVSLVGFATCSFWAALIEPIAKKQKIRPMEVGLGIAVLIGLYIIFSFDFNYPLGLLLGITSGLTAAIFSVINSKMVGRISSYTITFYEMVSACLGIVIFFPFYQKYISNGELNLLPSATDWIYLAILGWVCSVYAYSQMIDLSKKLSVFFIQLALNLEPVYGIGFAILIFGQQEVMGWSFYLGTLIILTAVALYPALKRRFEHHFNTPLQ, from the coding sequence GTGAAAGCAACCGTTGGCGATTATATCAAGCTTCATCTCATCGTTTTCCTGTTTGGCTTCACGGCCATACTCGGAAAACTGGTTTCCATCCCCAGCGTTGAAATGGTTTTTTACAGGACGCTGTTGGCTGCTCTAGGTATGGCGGCTTTGATCTTGTTTACGAAAGGATCGTTTGTGGTTCCTTCACCAAAGGACTTCTGGAAGCTCATGCTCACCGGGTTGATTGTTGCCATACACTGGCTTACGTTTTTCGGTTCGGGAAGAGTAGCTAATCCATCGGTAAGTTTGGTGGGCTTCGCCACCTGTTCTTTCTGGGCAGCCTTAATTGAGCCTATTGCCAAAAAACAAAAAATCAGGCCAATGGAAGTTGGGCTGGGTATCGCGGTGCTCATCGGCTTGTACATCATTTTTTCGTTTGACTTCAACTATCCATTAGGACTGTTACTTGGTATTACTTCAGGGTTAACGGCAGCTATCTTCAGCGTGATTAATTCAAAAATGGTAGGCCGGATTTCTTCTTATACAATCACTTTTTATGAAATGGTATCGGCATGCCTGGGAATTGTGATCTTCTTTCCATTCTATCAAAAATATATTTCGAATGGTGAGTTGAATTTACTGCCCTCCGCTACCGACTGGATTTACCTGGCTATTCTCGGGTGGGTTTGTTCTGTTTACGCTTACTCACAAATGATCGATTTGTCGAAAAAGCTTTCTGTCTTTTTTATCCAATTGGCGCTCAATCTTGAGCCGGTATATGGCATTGGGTTTGCCATCCTTATTTTCGGTCAGCAGGAAGTGATGGGTTGGAGTTTTTATTTAGGCACGTTGATCATCCTTACCGCAGTGGCATTGTACCCGGCCCTAAAACGAAGGTTCGAACATCATTTCAATACGCCACTCCAGTAG
- a CDS encoding membrane protein — protein sequence MKLIDRYIIKQVLSTFFFVMMILVAIIVVIDITEKVDKFNDKHVPMPVILTYYMDFIPWISGLLTPIICFIAIVYVTSRLAAHTEIVAILSSGTSFGRLLVPYFIASAIIAAISFVFNGWVIPHSNRDRLGFEMQYFQNKYYFESRNVHMQTAPNVYLYIQNYNNQSNNGYQFSLERFKDNKLVEKLTADNIQWDTVKHKWTLHYWKRKKIDQIFDVKSNVDSLNAVKTKAQISEASNSQSSTLSGTPVNDKPSIRLQSNITEQGDAIDTTLVITPKDFENNAQEYSGMTIPELTHEIDKLHFRGTTGVEAYEVERHIRFAAPFTTFVLVFMGVIVSARKSRGGTGFQIALGFLLAFVFILFFTMTRTFAETGSLAPVLAAWLPNLIFGALSMFMYKYVPR from the coding sequence ATGAAGCTCATCGACCGCTATATCATCAAGCAAGTTCTATCCACGTTTTTTTTCGTGATGATGATCCTGGTCGCCATTATTGTGGTCATCGACATCACCGAGAAAGTAGATAAGTTCAACGACAAACATGTTCCCATGCCGGTGATCCTGACTTACTACATGGATTTTATCCCATGGATTTCAGGGCTGCTTACACCTATTATCTGCTTCATCGCGATAGTATATGTCACTTCGCGATTAGCCGCTCATACTGAGATTGTAGCTATTTTAAGCAGCGGCACCAGCTTTGGAAGATTGCTAGTTCCTTACTTCATCGCGTCCGCTATCATTGCGGCCATCAGTTTTGTTTTCAACGGATGGGTGATCCCACACTCCAATCGCGATCGGCTTGGTTTTGAAATGCAATATTTTCAAAACAAGTATTACTTCGAGAGTCGAAATGTGCACATGCAAACGGCTCCCAACGTTTACCTGTACATCCAGAATTACAACAACCAATCTAACAATGGCTATCAATTCAGCCTGGAGCGTTTCAAAGACAACAAACTTGTCGAGAAACTTACAGCCGACAACATTCAATGGGACACCGTTAAACATAAATGGACTCTTCATTACTGGAAGAGAAAAAAAATAGATCAGATTTTTGACGTCAAGTCGAATGTGGATTCACTGAATGCCGTGAAAACAAAAGCGCAGATCAGCGAAGCCAGCAATTCACAGTCCTCCACCCTTTCCGGGACTCCGGTTAACGACAAGCCGTCAATCCGTTTGCAGTCAAACATTACCGAGCAAGGTGACGCCATCGACACCACGCTGGTTATCACTCCGAAGGATTTTGAAAACAACGCACAGGAATACAGCGGCATGACCATTCCTGAATTGACGCACGAAATTGACAAACTCCATTTTCGCGGTACTACAGGTGTTGAGGCATATGAAGTTGAGCGTCACATTCGCTTTGCTGCTCCTTTCACCACCTTTGTTCTGGTTTTCATGGGCGTGATTGTATCCGCCCGGAAAAGTCGTGGAGGAACCGGTTTTCAAATTGCACTTGGTTTCTTGCTGGCGTTTGTTTTCATTTTGTTTTTCACGATGACACGCACTTTTGCTGAAACCGGATCACTTGCTCCGGTGTTAGCTGCATGGCTTCCCAATCTCATTTTCGGAGCACTGTCGATGTTCATGTATAAATACGTCCCACGGTGA
- the tgt gene encoding queuine tRNA-ribosyltransferase, which translates to MEFKLTATDPNSSARAGIVVTDHGEIPTPIFMPVGTAGSVKAVHQRELKNDIDAKIILGNTYHLYLRPGLDVLEKAGGLHRFNTWDRTILTDSGGYQVYSLGENRKITEEGVVFKSHIDGSKHVFTPEGVMDIERTIGADIIMAFDECTPYPCEYSYAKKSMEMTHRWLKRCVDRVATTEPKYGYSQALFPIVQGSVYKDLRIQSAEFIASQDQPGNAIGGLSVGEPHEMMYEMTELVCGILPKNKPRYLMGVGTPENILEGIALGIDMFDCVMPTRNARNGMLFTTQGIINIRNEKWKDDLSPIDEALGGYVSSNYSKAYLRHLIIAKEILGAQIASVHNLTFYLWLVKQARQKIEEGVFMEWKNRMVKQVSTRL; encoded by the coding sequence ATGGAATTCAAACTTACCGCCACCGACCCCAACTCAAGCGCCCGTGCTGGAATTGTGGTCACCGACCATGGCGAAATCCCAACTCCCATCTTCATGCCTGTAGGGACGGCCGGATCAGTAAAAGCAGTGCATCAACGCGAACTGAAAAACGACATCGATGCCAAGATCATCCTCGGTAATACCTATCATTTGTACCTGAGGCCTGGATTGGATGTGCTGGAAAAAGCCGGGGGATTGCACCGATTCAACACGTGGGATCGCACAATTTTGACTGACAGCGGAGGCTACCAGGTCTATTCACTTGGTGAAAATCGTAAGATCACGGAAGAAGGTGTAGTTTTTAAATCGCATATCGATGGCTCAAAGCATGTTTTCACACCAGAAGGCGTGATGGACATTGAGCGAACCATTGGAGCCGATATCATCATGGCCTTTGATGAGTGTACACCCTACCCCTGCGAATATTCTTATGCCAAAAAATCGATGGAGATGACACACCGGTGGCTGAAGAGGTGTGTCGACCGGGTTGCAACGACTGAGCCAAAGTATGGATACAGCCAGGCGCTGTTTCCTATCGTGCAGGGAAGTGTCTATAAAGATTTGAGAATCCAATCAGCTGAATTTATCGCTTCACAAGATCAGCCGGGAAATGCGATCGGTGGCCTTTCGGTGGGAGAGCCGCACGAGATGATGTATGAAATGACTGAACTGGTCTGCGGAATTTTACCAAAGAACAAGCCCAGGTACCTGATGGGCGTAGGAACCCCGGAGAACATTTTGGAAGGAATTGCCCTTGGTATCGATATGTTCGATTGTGTGATGCCTACCCGGAATGCACGCAACGGAATGTTGTTTACGACCCAGGGAATCATCAATATCCGGAATGAAAAATGGAAAGACGATCTTAGTCCCATCGATGAAGCGCTGGGTGGTTACGTGAGCAGTAATTATTCGAAAGCCTACTTACGACACTTAATCATAGCCAAAGAAATATTAGGCGCGCAAATTGCTTCTGTCCACAACCTGACCTTCTATCTTTGGCTGGTGAAGCAGGCACGCCAGAAAATAGAAGAAGGAGTTTTTATGGAATGGAAAAACCGAATGGTGAAACAAGTATCAACACGGCTATGA
- a CDS encoding glycosyl transferase family 2, producing MTFTIIGLAALGVQIIYLAMLALAFHKANYGRSTETLPGVSVIVCAHDEEQNLRELVPALLTQECSEFEVIIVEDRCNDGTYDYLLQATKEDERLKMVRVTQKPEHINGKKFALTLGIKAARYDWVLLTDADCRPAGNQWITSMMGDIQPQTKIVLGFSPYFKTGGLLNSFVRFESFLTGIQFIGFALMGKPYMGVGRNLAYRKELFLENKGFNSHLGVTGGDDDLFVNQHATRENTQVRIGSEAVMRSIAKTKWSDYLHQKFRHLSVGKRYKFVDKLLLTLFSLSLFLTWFLVVPAIFLSPWANSILIVFVVRIILMMILFHSLPRKLGDSFETWKTPFLDFMYVFYYLGTGAKALFAKKVKWKN from the coding sequence TTGACGTTCACGATCATTGGTCTGGCCGCCCTCGGAGTTCAAATCATTTACTTAGCGATGCTTGCGCTGGCTTTCCACAAGGCAAATTACGGCAGGTCAACCGAAACCCTGCCGGGTGTTTCAGTCATCGTATGTGCTCATGATGAAGAACAAAACTTGCGCGAGCTTGTCCCTGCTTTACTTACACAGGAATGTTCTGAATTTGAAGTGATCATTGTGGAAGATCGTTGCAATGATGGCACCTACGATTACCTGCTGCAAGCCACCAAAGAAGATGAACGACTGAAGATGGTTCGTGTGACACAAAAACCCGAACATATCAATGGTAAAAAATTTGCATTAACGCTGGGAATCAAGGCTGCCCGATACGACTGGGTTTTGCTTACAGATGCCGATTGCCGTCCGGCTGGTAACCAATGGATTACTTCCATGATGGGAGACATTCAACCTCAAACCAAAATTGTGCTCGGCTTTTCGCCCTATTTCAAGACTGGCGGTTTGCTGAACTCCTTTGTCCGCTTTGAATCTTTCCTCACAGGTATACAGTTCATTGGCTTTGCACTGATGGGCAAACCTTACATGGGAGTTGGGAGAAACCTGGCTTACCGGAAAGAATTGTTTCTAGAGAATAAGGGCTTCAACTCACACCTGGGAGTTACCGGTGGTGATGATGACCTCTTCGTAAACCAACATGCTACCCGGGAAAATACACAGGTACGGATTGGATCAGAGGCTGTTATGCGCTCGATAGCAAAGACGAAGTGGTCGGACTATCTGCACCAGAAATTTCGCCATCTCTCTGTAGGCAAGCGCTATAAATTTGTGGATAAGCTCTTGTTGACTTTGTTCTCACTTTCACTATTCCTCACCTGGTTTTTGGTGGTACCCGCAATTTTTCTTTCACCTTGGGCCAACTCAATACTGATTGTGTTCGTTGTACGGATTATCCTCATGATGATCTTATTTCATTCCTTACCGCGAAAATTGGGTGACTCTTTCGAGACGTGGAAAACCCCGTTTTTAGATTTTATGTACGTCTTTTACTACCTTGGTACCGGTGCGAAGGCACTTTTCGCTAAAAAAGTAAAATGGAAGAATTAG
- a CDS encoding DNA-directed RNA polymerase sigma-70 factor, which yields MEELEEGRFSSKALEDFKLIDMAVGGDDKAYGKLLQRYKRPVYHMILKMVRNVDDAEDLTMESFSKAFRSLHRFKKDFTFSTWLFRIATNNTIDHIRKKKLNTLSIENTYTDDDGQPVGIDVQDMNNPDPQEEAIRAQKEELIQVFVNMLPGKYQKLVRLRYFHELSYEEIAVELDAPLGTVKAQLHRARELMYDLVKNKKEHL from the coding sequence ATGGAAGAATTAGAAGAAGGCCGGTTCTCTTCCAAAGCGCTGGAGGACTTCAAATTGATAGATATGGCTGTGGGCGGGGACGACAAGGCCTACGGCAAACTGTTGCAGCGCTACAAGCGGCCCGTGTACCATATGATCCTCAAAATGGTGCGCAATGTTGACGATGCCGAAGACCTCACTATGGAGTCATTCAGCAAAGCCTTTCGTAGCCTGCACCGCTTCAAAAAAGATTTTACTTTCAGTACCTGGCTCTTTCGCATTGCCACGAACAATACGATTGACCACATCCGTAAGAAAAAACTCAATACGCTGAGCATCGAAAACACCTACACCGATGATGACGGACAACCTGTGGGCATTGATGTTCAGGATATGAATAATCCCGATCCGCAGGAGGAGGCTATCCGTGCACAGAAGGAAGAGCTGATCCAGGTGTTTGTTAATATGCTGCCCGGCAAATACCAGAAACTGGTGAGGCTACGCTACTTTCATGAATTGAGCTACGAAGAAATAGCGGTAGAACTGGATGCCCCATTGGGAACAGTGAAAGCTCAGCTTCACCGTGCACGCGAGCTCATGTATGACCTGGTGAAGAATAAGAAGGAGCATTTGTGA
- the tilS gene encoding tRNA(Ile)-lysidine synthase encodes MKTEFLNYISEKRLCSTKDKILLAVSGGLDSMVMLHLFRECSFKISVAHVNFQLRGKESDGDELFVKEFCVENSISFFANHFDTLAYAAEKSLSTQMAARELRYQWFDKLIQEHSFNRLATAHHLNDSIETALLNLVRGSGLEGLDGISSKNGNIIRPLLFATRERIEAYAKENNIAWREDSSNASDDYQRNLIRHKVVPLLKELNPSLENSFSESMEKISGAAELMAMGIAYWKEKFVISKGDQIHLDKKGIESEGILWNLIKSDGFNLDQCRQIIKSLHGQSGKKFSSSDFELIIDRDDLIISKMITDLQDVYIEEGQIEAHMGKHTLRLSETKNSSIPIKATTVLLNISKLQFPLRWRKWKAGDFFYPLGMNHKKKLSDFLIDQKISVAEKETVTVLESGNEIVWVVGYRISEKYKSSESEGQILLTLS; translated from the coding sequence ATGAAAACAGAATTCTTAAACTACATCTCCGAAAAAAGACTCTGCTCGACCAAAGATAAAATCCTGTTGGCAGTCAGTGGGGGTTTAGACTCCATGGTGATGCTCCATTTGTTTCGTGAGTGTAGTTTTAAGATAAGTGTGGCCCACGTTAATTTTCAATTGCGAGGAAAAGAGTCAGATGGAGACGAATTGTTCGTTAAAGAATTCTGTGTTGAAAATTCAATTTCTTTTTTTGCTAATCATTTTGACACTCTTGCTTACGCTGCGGAAAAATCACTTTCAACTCAAATGGCTGCACGTGAATTGCGCTATCAGTGGTTTGATAAGCTCATTCAAGAACACAGCTTTAACCGGCTTGCTACAGCGCATCATCTGAACGATTCGATTGAAACTGCCCTCCTCAATCTTGTCCGCGGCTCCGGACTGGAGGGATTAGACGGTATCTCATCCAAAAATGGAAATATCATCCGTCCTCTTCTTTTTGCAACCCGGGAACGAATTGAGGCTTACGCGAAAGAAAACAACATCGCGTGGCGCGAAGATAGCAGCAACGCATCTGATGACTACCAGCGCAATTTGATCAGGCATAAGGTGGTACCATTGTTGAAAGAATTGAATCCTTCCCTTGAAAATTCTTTTTCAGAATCGATGGAAAAAATTTCAGGAGCGGCAGAGTTGATGGCTATGGGTATCGCATATTGGAAAGAGAAGTTTGTGATTTCGAAAGGAGATCAAATTCACCTGGATAAAAAAGGAATTGAATCTGAAGGCATACTTTGGAATCTAATCAAATCTGATGGTTTCAACCTGGATCAGTGCCGGCAAATTATAAAATCACTGCATGGGCAATCCGGGAAAAAATTCTCATCGTCCGACTTTGAATTGATCATTGATCGAGATGATCTCATTATTTCAAAAATGATAACGGATCTTCAGGATGTTTATATTGAAGAAGGTCAGATCGAGGCGCACATGGGTAAACATACACTTCGACTAAGCGAAACGAAAAATTCTTCCATTCCAATTAAAGCCACGACCGTCTTGCTCAACATCTCCAAACTCCAATTCCCATTACGATGGCGCAAATGGAAAGCCGGTGATTTCTTTTATCCGTTGGGAATGAATCACAAAAAAAAACTCAGTGATTTTTTAATTGATCAGAAAATCTCAGTTGCAGAAAAAGAGACAGTTACTGTTCTGGAGTCTGGAAATGAAATTGTGTGGGTGGTGGGATATCGAATTAGTGAGAAGTACAAGTCTAGTGAATCTGAAGGGCAAATTTTATTGACCCTTTCCTGA
- a CDS encoding putative reductase, whose product MPHIAILSCSVRTGRHSHRVALYFKKFVEENNLGTAEILDLNEYQFPVFNERLKFQPNPTPLVLKFADKIKSADGVIIVTPEYNGGYPAALKNVVDLLYDEWFKKPVAISTVSDGSFGGTQVITSIQFSLWKIRAWTVPAMFPVPKVGESFDESGNATDKARTDKRAATFVNELLWCVEAKKRMAG is encoded by the coding sequence ATGCCTCACATAGCCATTCTTTCCTGCAGCGTTCGCACAGGCCGTCATAGTCATCGCGTTGCCCTTTATTTCAAAAAATTTGTTGAAGAAAATAACCTGGGGACTGCCGAAATACTTGACCTGAACGAATACCAGTTCCCTGTCTTCAACGAAAGGCTAAAATTTCAACCCAATCCAACACCACTTGTTTTGAAGTTTGCGGATAAGATAAAATCTGCGGATGGCGTGATTATCGTAACACCTGAATATAATGGTGGTTATCCTGCGGCACTAAAAAATGTGGTCGATCTGCTTTACGATGAATGGTTCAAGAAGCCTGTGGCGATTTCAACCGTCTCCGATGGTTCCTTTGGTGGAACACAGGTAATCACCTCGATTCAATTTTCACTCTGGAAAATCCGTGCATGGACTGTCCCAGCGATGTTTCCTGTACCCAAAGTGGGCGAGTCGTTTGATGAAAGTGGAAACGCCACCGACAAAGCGCGCACCGACAAGCGTGCCGCTACATTTGTGAACGAATTGCTCTGGTGTGTAGAAGCCAAGAAGCGAATGGCCGGGTAA
- the pepP_2 gene encoding Xaa-Pro aminopeptidase: MKALITVFIVFTFSVIGFAQESDLPSDFLSKAFYKDRRDKLREKLPANSVAVFFANPVRNRANDVDFVYHQDPNFFYFSGYKEPDAVLMVFKDMQTSSNGQQYNEIIFVQPRSEQAEMWTGRRLGTVGATEKLGLDFAFNNKEFKKYNVDFSKFASILFTDFKNDVRNNPRDSSDLYDLIAQFKAKVKYPEASGTTLAVEPQKNNLDMRGLNPIMNSLRGIKTKEELEMIRKAVRISCAGQVEVMKALKPGMSEREIQGIHEYVFKKYQAEDLGYPSIVGAGHNGCILHYIDNYKPNISNKDLILMDLGAEYRGYSADITRTIPINGKFSTEQKQIYELVLKAQEDAMKICKPGTPFKDLTAATQTAINKGLKELGIIQTETEEHRYYPHGCCHHIGLDVHDKGTYETLQENMTITIEPGIYIPENSKCDKKWWGIAVRIEDDYLLTKDGYEHLSILAPRTVKDIEAMMKLPSALDDFVLPDLDKKN; the protein is encoded by the coding sequence ATGAAGGCACTAATCACCGTATTTATCGTATTCACCTTTTCGGTCATTGGGTTCGCCCAGGAATCTGACCTGCCCAGTGATTTTTTGTCAAAAGCTTTTTATAAAGACCGCAGAGATAAGCTGCGCGAGAAGCTGCCGGCAAATTCCGTTGCCGTCTTCTTTGCTAACCCGGTTAGGAACAGGGCCAACGATGTGGATTTCGTTTACCACCAGGATCCCAATTTCTTTTATTTCTCAGGATATAAGGAGCCGGATGCCGTTTTGATGGTTTTCAAAGACATGCAAACATCAAGTAACGGTCAGCAGTATAATGAGATCATTTTTGTACAACCGCGCAGCGAACAAGCTGAGATGTGGACAGGCCGTAGGCTAGGCACTGTGGGTGCCACTGAAAAACTGGGCCTTGACTTCGCGTTCAACAACAAAGAATTCAAAAAATACAATGTTGACTTCAGCAAGTTTGCTTCGATTCTTTTCACCGATTTCAAAAACGATGTCCGCAACAACCCACGTGATTCTTCAGATTTGTATGACCTGATCGCACAGTTCAAGGCAAAAGTGAAGTATCCGGAAGCAAGCGGAACCACACTGGCGGTAGAGCCACAAAAAAATAATCTGGACATGAGAGGCCTCAACCCGATCATGAACAGCCTGCGCGGAATCAAGACCAAAGAAGAACTTGAAATGATTCGCAAAGCCGTTAGAATATCATGTGCGGGCCAGGTTGAAGTAATGAAAGCATTGAAACCCGGAATGAGCGAACGTGAAATCCAGGGAATTCATGAATACGTTTTCAAAAAATACCAGGCGGAAGATTTGGGGTACCCGTCTATCGTTGGAGCGGGACACAATGGTTGTATCCTGCACTACATCGACAACTACAAACCCAATATTTCGAATAAAGATCTTATACTGATGGATCTGGGTGCAGAGTACCGTGGTTACTCAGCCGACATTACTCGCACTATTCCAATCAATGGGAAATTCTCGACAGAGCAAAAGCAGATCTATGAACTGGTATTAAAGGCACAGGAAGATGCTATGAAAATATGCAAGCCTGGTACACCGTTCAAAGATTTAACAGCTGCCACTCAAACTGCAATTAACAAAGGGCTAAAAGAATTAGGGATTATTCAGACCGAAACTGAAGAACATCGGTACTATCCCCACGGCTGCTGTCACCACATTGGCCTGGATGTACATGACAAGGGTACATACGAGACGCTGCAAGAGAATATGACCATTACTATTGAGCCGGGGATTTATATTCCTGAAAATTCCAAATGCGACAAAAAATGGTGGGGCATTGCAGTTCGTATCGAAGACGACTACCTTCTGACGAAAGATGGATATGAACACTTGTCAATATTGGCACCACGCACCGTTAAAGACATAGAGGCAATGATGAAATTACCCAGCGCGTTGGATGATTTTGTACTTCCTGATCTCGATAAGAAAAACTAG